The Streptomyces sp. R28 region GAGGCCGACGGCCTGAGCGAGCACCCGGAGGCCCACCACGCCCTCGGCCGTGCCGCGGAACGACTGCTGTCCACGGCACTGCGCCAGGACCAGTACGAAGTGCTGCCCCGTGACAACGGCTACGTCGTCCTCACCGAACCCGACGCGGCAGTCCTGCCGATGGTGAGCGCGGCGCTGCTCCAACTGCCGGTCATGCTCGCGACCTTGGCCGACCCGCCGGGATTTCGCGTGACGTTCTGGCACACCCCGTGGATCGCGAGCGCGGACGAGTCCGCCGTCCCGTCCGACGTGCGGACCGCCCTGGAGTCCATCGCCGCGGACATCACGGTCGTCGTCTCGCCGGAGCTGCACGCGGAGCTCTCCAGCCTTTCGGCGTTCCTGCCGCTGCACCGGGACACCCCCGGTTCCGCGCCCATCGCCTGGTACTGCCCCTTGTCCCGGCGGGCGACCGATCCGCAATCCGCGCCCCGCGGCCTGGTACGCGGCCCCTTCATCGCCCCCGACCTGACCGTGCTGCGCTCGGACCCCGGCCGTTCGGCCATCGTCCACACCCAGCCCGACGGCCCTCTCACCATCCTCGACCCGGCCCGCCCCTGGGGCAGACTCCGCCCCCGCAACGTGACGTACTACGAGGTGGACCTCACCACCCACCAGGCCACCCACCAGGTCAACCTCCCGAGCTCCGGCGCCGGCTCCTTCGCCGCGTCCGTGGACCTCTCCTGGCATGTGGCCGCCCCGGTGGCCTTCGTCCGCGGGGAGACCACGCACGTCGCGAACGCCCTGCTGGACCACTTCCTGAGCGAGGCGTTCCGCATCACCCGCCGCCATCCCCTGCACCGGGCGGGCGCGGCCCAGCAGGCCGTGGAGGCGGGCGTGCGCGGGTGGCCGGTGCCGGGGCTGTCGGTGAGCTGTTCGGTACGTCTGACAGCCGGGGCACAGCCGACGCCCACCCCACCGCGGCCGTCGCCCGGCACGCCCTCGCCCCTGGCCGACCTCGTCCGCCCCGCCGACTACCTCCTGCTCGGCTTCGAAGGCCCCCTGACCAGACCGTTCTCCGCGAAGGCCGCCCGCAGCGCCGCCCTCGACCTGCTCTCCCTCGCGGTCGATCACCGCGACCCCGAGGACACGCCGACAGGCCGCCCCCTCACCGGCGACAGCGGTGGCCCCATCCCGCTCCAGGAGGAGCTCGTGCACCCCCTGGACGTACTGCGCGCCTTCGCCGACAGCAGCATCGCTCCCCTCCTGCGCGACCGCCTCGACCAACTGGAGCTGCGGGCCGTGGTCGCGTCCCGCCCGACCCCGCAGGCCGCCGACCTGGTCCGCGCCTTGCACGGATCCGGTCGCCGCGTGGCCGTCGTCACAAACTTCTGCGTGCAGGCGGTCCATCGACACCTGGACTTCCTGGAACTCCCCCTGACGGCGGTCCACGGCCGCGGACGGCTGCTGATGCCCGATGCGGAGTGCCTCCGCCTCGCACTGAACCACTTCAGCCGGTCCGCCACGGGCCTGCTGGTCTCCTCCACCGCCGCCGAGGTCACCGCCGCCCGGCAGCTGGGCATCCCCGTCATCGGCTACGCCGACTCCCCCGCGACCGAACGACGCCTCCGCAAGGCCGGCTGCGACACGATCGTCGACTCCCTGCGGCCTTTACTCGAAGCCGCCCGCTCCCTGTGATCCGACACGCCGCCTGACGCCCCATCAGAGACAGAACCCCCCATTCAGCGGCACCCCACCCGGCCCCCTCCAAAAGGCGCCCCCCTCCCGGCCGCCCGCACGATGCGAGGGAGGCCGCCACACACGTGGCCCCGCAAACACGACCGACACACCCCAAGCGAGGCCCGCCACCCACCCGGCGGACCCATGGTCTGCGCTCTCGGGAGGACCCCCATGACCGCCACTCTGGAGCAGCTGCGCCGCTGCCACTTCGCCGTCGACCTGGGGGCGGCCAGGACCCGCGTCTATGTGAAGGGCGCCGGACTCGTCGTCGACCAGCCCTCCGCCGCCGCCGTCAACACCCGGACCGGTGCCCTCATCGCGGTCGGCGAGTTCGCGGAGAGGATGACCGGCCGCACCCCGGACTACATCCGCGTCGTACGGCCCGTCTCCGGTGGCACCGTCGTCGACATCGAGATGGCGCAGCGCATGCTGCGGCAGCTCCTCGGCGACAAGATCCGCCGCACCCTGCGCCGCAAGCCCTTCCTGCGCGCCGCGGCCTGCACCCCGCACGACGCCGACCCGCTCGCCCAGCGCGCCGCCATCGAGACCCTTGTCGGCCTCGGCGCCCGGCGCGTCGAACTCGTCGACACACTCATCGCCGCGGCCGTGGGCTGCGGGCTGCCCGTGGAGCAGCCCGAGGCCAGCATGATCATGGTGTGCGGGGCCGCCGCGACCGAGGTCGCCGTGCTCTCCCTCGGCGCCATCGTCACCGCCGAACGCATCCGGATCGGCGGCGAGGCCGTCGACCACGCGATCGTGCAGCACCTGCGGCACCAGCACGAGCTCATGCTGCCCAGCCAGAACGTACGGCCGCTGCAGCTCGCCCTGTCCGGGAACGGGCTCACCCCCCACGGCCCGGCCTCCACCGAGATCCACGGCCGCGACGTCTGCACCGGCCTCGCCCGCAGCGTCCAGGTCGACACCGCCGCCGTACGGAACGCCATCCAGACCCCGCTCACCGGCGTCCTCGACAGCATCGGCAAGGTGCTGCGCGACTGCCCGCCCGACCTGGTCGCCGACCTCGCCGACCGCGGGATCATGATGGTCGGCGGCAGTGCGCTGCTGCCCGGGTTCGACCAGATGCTGCGGCAGGCCACGAACATGCCCGTGCACATCGCCGAGCGGCCCGACATCTGCGCCGTGCAGGGCCTGGGCACCATGCTGGAGGGCAGGATCGAGCCGCTGGAGCTGGACCCGGCCACCTGAGCGCCGGGCACTCCTGCCCCCGGCCGCCGTCATGTCAGTACGGCAGGATCCGCCCCGAGGGCGTGCGGCGGTCGATCTCGCCCCTGGTGTCGCGGGGAGCGGCCGGCCGACGGGTGACGCGAACGCGGACGTGGGTCTGGCGGTTCATGGCGCCCTCCTCGTACCTCGGGTCCGTTGCGGCCAGCCTTCTCCGCGGAACCTTTCGGCACATCGTGCCCACGGAGACACTTGTCATGCCTCCGCGGCAGGAGCGGATGTGTACCGGACTGCTTCCCGGGGAGGAGGGCGCGCCCCGGGGCAGCGCGGGATGGATCACCGTGCGCCGTCGGGCGACCGGCGCCGCCGGGGGCGCAGTGGCCCGTACGGCGGCTCGCCCCCGCCGGCCGCCATCTCCTCGAGGACGCGGAACGGGTGCGCGGCGGGTGCTCGACGACCCGTATGTCCCAGGGGGTCGCGGTGGACCCGGACCGGGAACAGGCGCACGCTCATCAGTAGGGTTCCCGACCCCGTACGGAAGTGATCTCGATGGAAGACAAGAACTGGACCGTTCGGATCCACATCACCGAGGACGGCGACGACACCCGCGCGGAGGCCGTGCTGACCACGCAGGGCACGCCTCAGGACCCGTCGACCGTCACCGGCCGGGGCGTGGCCCACCGCAATCCGATCGACCGGCCCATCCCCGAGATCGGCGACGAACTCGCCGCCAGCCGCGCCCTGGAGGACCTGGCCATCAGGCTGCACGACATCGCGTCCGACGACATCGTGGAGCTGGCCGGCCCGGTCGACCAGCGCGGCAGCCGGGCGTGGGAGACGCCCTAACCGTCCAGCCAGCTGTACCGCCGCTCCGGCCGCCCCGCGTGCCCGTACCGCAGCGACACCTCCGCCTGCCCGGTGACGCTGAAGTGCTCCAGGTACCGCCGGGCGCTGACCCGTGACACCCCGAGCCGGGCCGCGCACTCGGCGGCGGAGAGGCTGCCGTCGGCCGCACGCAGCTCCCGTTCGATCAGCTCGGCGGTCTCCACGCTCATGCCCTTGGGCAGGGTGGCCGCCGTGGCGACCGGCGCCGCGCCCCGCGCCAGCGCCCGGTCCACGTCGGACTGCCCGCTGACCACCGCCGCGTGGAGGTTGCTCCGCCGCGCCGCGTACTGCTCCAGGCGCGCCCTCAGATCCCCGGCGTCGAACGGCTTGAGCAGATAGTCGACGACGCCCTGCCGTACGGCGCCCCGCACCGCGTCCGACTCACGCGCGGCACTGATCACCATGACGTCGCAGTCGTGCCCGGCGGCCCGCAGCCGGGGAATGATCTCCAGGCCGAACATGTCGGGCAGATAGAGGTCGAGCAGCACCAGGTCCGGTTGCAGCTCGGCGACGGCGGTGAGCGCCTGCTCCCCACAGTTCGCCGTGCCGATCACGCGGAACCCGTCGACGTCATCGACGAACCCTCGGTGGATCCGCGCCACCATGAAGTCGTCCTCCACGATCAGTACGTCGATCATCGGACTCCCTCCGTCGCCAGGTCGGCCGGACGGCCGACGGACATCCGGGCGGTGAACATGGCGCCCGCCCGCGTGTTGGTCACCGACACCTCACCGCCCCGGCGTTTGCACACCAGCCGGGTGAGCGCCAGGCCGATCCCCCGGTCACCGCCCTGCGCGGCCTTGGTGGTGAACCCGTGCGAGAACACCTCCTGCGCGAGCTCGGGCGCCACCCCCGGCCCCGAGTCGCGTACGACGATCTCCACGCTGGAGGCGTCCTGCCGCAGTTCCACCTCGACCCACGCTTCGTGGTCGTCGTCCCCCGCCGACGGGGACACGGACCTGGACCCGCTCGCGGCGGCGTCGACCGCGTTGTCCACGAGATTGCCGAGTACGGTCGCCACGTCCGCCGAGTCGGTCGCCTCCAGCCGCTCCAGGGCGGTGCGCTCGGAGATCCTCAGCCGCACCTTGCGTTCCGCGGCGAGCGCCGACTTGGCCATGAGCAGTGCGGCGACGGCCCGGTCGCGGACCCGGCTGGTGAGGTTCAGGTCGAGCGACTCACGGTGTTTGCGCAGGGCACGGACGTACCGTACGACCTCGTCGTGCTCGCCGATCTGGATGAGCCCGGAGATGGTGTGCAGCTGGTTGGAGAACTCGTGGGCCTGGGCGCGCAGCAGCTCGGTGGTGCTGCGGAAGGAGCCCAACTCCCGTTCCAGCTGGGCGAGTTCGGTGCGGTCCCGCAGGGTCGTCACCGAGCCGAGGCGGCGGCCGTCCTTGGTGACGTCCATCCGGTTCATCACCAGGACCCGGCCCCGGCGCACGACGACCTCGTCGCGCCGCGCGAGATCTGCGGACTCTCCCTCGGGCGCGGTGCCGGCCAGGACGTCGTACAGCCGCCCCTCGATCCCCAGGTCGGCCAGGCTCATCCCGACGCAGTTCTCGGGCAGGTCCAGCAGCCCCCGGCCGACGGCGTTCACGAGGGTGAGCCGCTGCTGGGGGTCGAGGGCCACCACGCCCTCGGCGATCCCGAACAGCATCGCCTCCCGGTGTTCGGCGAGCCCGGCGATCTCGCGCGGCTCCATGCCGAAGGTCTGCCGTTTGATCCGCCGGGCCAGCAGCCAGGAGCCGGCCACCCCGAGGACGCTGGCGACGCCGAGGTAGACGAGCAGATAGGACGAGGCGCCCACCAGCCGCTGCCCGACCGACGGCGAGGCCCGCCCGATCATCACGGTGCCGAGGTGGTCCCCGGCGTTGCCGCCGTCCGCGCCGAGTACCGGCGCCTGCGCCACCAGCTCGGTGATGCCGTTCACCGGCAGCTCGCCGGACCAGCCGCGGCCCTCGGCGACCTGCGGACCGTCGGACGGCATCCGGGTGCCGACCAGCGTGGGGTTGGTCGAGGCGACGATCTCGCCGTCGGCGTCGGCGACCGTCGCGGAGGTGACGCCGGACCTGGTGAGTGTGGACTGGAGCAGCGGCGCGAGCATCTCGGCCGGGGCGGGCCGGACCAGCTGGGTGCGGACGAGGGGGTTGCCCGCCATCTCCTCGGCGAGCGCGGTCACCCGGCGTCCCTCGACCCGGTCGAACGTCGCCTTCGACTGCGCCAGCGACACCCCCGCCACGGCGGCCAGCACGATCACCACGATGGCGAGCTGCCATACGAGCAGCTCACCGGCGAGCGTCTGGCTCCGTTGTCGCCGTGCCGTTATGACCACTATGAACTCAACCTTCAATGGTCACAGAACCGAGACGGGGTGTCTCAGGAATCGCACAATCATGGCGCCGGATCGGGCCGAGCGAAAGAGATGAGCCATGAGAACTCGACGAGCCGCACTTGTCGGCGCTCTTGCCGCGGTGTCGATGGTCGCGGTCAGCGCCTGTGGCGCCACCGCCGACAAGGAGGACTCCGGAAGCGGAGGCGACGGCAAGCCCGTGACGGGCCTGCGCCTGATGGTCCCCAACACCCCGGGCAGCGGCTACGACCTCACCGCCCGCACCGTCTCCCAGGTCATGCAGGACACCAAGGTCGCCTCCGGCATCCAGGTGTTCACCCTGCCCGGCGCCAGCGGCACCGTGGGCCTGCAGCGCCTGGTGAACGAGAAGGGCAACGGCAAGATGGCCATGCAGATGGGCCTGGGCGTCGTCGGAGCCTCGTACACCTCCAAGTCCGAGGCGACCCTGACGGACACCACGCCGATCGCCAAGCTGATCGAGGAGGCCGGCGCGATCGTCGTGCCGAAGGACTCCCCGTACAAGACGATGGACGACCTCGTCACCGCCTGGAAGAAGAACCCCAAGAAGCTTGCGGTGGGCGGCGGTTCGTCGCCGGGCGGCCCCGACCACCTCCTCCCGATGCAGCTGGCGAAGGCCGTCGGTATCAAGCCGAAGGACGTCAACTACGTCTCGTACGACGGCGGCGGCGAGCTCCTCCCGGCCATCCTCGGCAACAAGATCGGCTTCGGGGCGAGCGGCTTCGGCGAGTTCCTCGACCAGATCGAGGCCGGTCAGGTGCGCGTCCTCGCGGTGACGAGCGAGAAGCCGATCGACGCGCTCAAGGACGCCCCCACGCTCAAGGACCAGGGCATCGACCTGGTCTTCACCAACTGGCGCGGCATCGTGGCCCCTCCCGGCATCACCGACGAGCAGAAGAAGACCTGGATCGACGCGCTGACGACGATGCACGACTCGGACGAGTGGAAGGCGCAGCTGGAGAAGAACGGCTGGGTGGACGCCTTCGCCACCGGCGACGAGTTCGGCAGCTACCTGACCGAGCAGGACAAGGCGGTCGCCGACCTGCTGGCCGAGCTCGGGCTGGCATGAGCTCCGAAGTGAAGGGCGACGTGAAGGACGAACGGACCGTGGAGAAGCCCCGTCCGCCCCGGGAGGGCGGGGACCGCGCGCAGTACGGCGTGTGCGTGTTCCTCGCCCTGCTGGGCACCGCGGTGATCGTGGACGCCCTCGGCATCGACCACATCACCAGCGGCACCGACCCGGTCGGCCCGCGCGCGGTCCCACTGATCCTGGGCGCGCTGCTCCTGCTGATGGCCGTGCTGTACGCCGTCGACGTGGCCCGGGGCGGCCGCGGTGAGCCGGAGGCGGGCGAGGACGTCGACCTGTCGAGCGGCAGCGACTGGCGCACCGTCCTGCTGCTGATCGCGGTGTTCCTGGCGAACGCCCTGCTCATCGAGCGGCTCGGCTGGGTGATCAGCGGCTCCCTGCTCTTCTGGGGCACGGCGTTCGCGCTCGGCAACCGCCACTGCATACGCAACCTCCTGATCGCGGTGACGCTCTCCCTGACGACGTTCTACGCGTTCGCGATCGGCCTCGGCGTGAACCTCCCCGCCGGTGTCCTGCAAGGAATCCTGTGAGGCCTGGCCCGTGACGGACAACCTGAACAACCTCATGCAGGGCTTCGCGGACGTCATGGCGCCGCTGAACCTGCTGCTCGCCCTGGTCGGCGTCGTCATCGGCACCGCGGTGGGCGTCCTGCCGGGCATCGGCCCGGCGATGACGGTGGCCCTGCTGCTGCCGGTCACCTACGGCATGGAGCCGGTGCAGGCGTTCATCATGTTCGCCGGCATCTTCTACGGCGGCATGTACGGCGGCTCGACGACCTCGATCCTCCTCAACACGCCCGGCGAGTCGTCGTCCGTGGTCACCGCCATCGAGGGCAACAAGATGGCGAAGGCGGGCCGGGCGGCCCAGGCGCTGGCCACGGCGGCGATCGGCTCCTTCGTGGCGGGCACCATCGGCACCCTGCTGCTGGTCCTGATCACCCCGTTCGTGGTCGACTTCGCGGTCAGCCTGGGCGCCCCCGACTACTTCGCGCTGATGCTGCTGGCGTTCATAGCCGTGACGTCGGTGCTGGGCTCGTCCCGCATCCGGGGCTTCATCTCCCTGCTCCTCGGCCTGACGATCGGCCTGGTCGGCATCGACTCGGTGTCGGGCCGGCAGCGACTGACCCTGGGCGTACCGCAGTTGGCCGACGGCATCGACGTCGTCGTGGTGGCGGTCGGCATCTTCGCCGTCGGCGAGGCGCTGTGGGTGGCCGCGCATCTGCGGCGCAAGCCCGCCGAGGTGATCCCGGTGGGCCGTCCGTGGATGGGCAAGAAGGACTGGCAGCGGTCCTGGAAGCCCTGGCTGCGCGGCACGGCGTTCGGCTTCCCCTTCGGCGCACTGCCGGCCGGCGGCGCGGAGATCCCGACCTTCCTGTCGTACGCCACGGAGAAGCGGCTCACCAAGCACCCCGAGGACTTCGGCAAGGGCGCGATCGAGGGCGTGGCGGGCCCGGAGGCGGCGAACAACGCGTCCGCGGCGGGCACGCTGGTCCCGATGCTGGCGATCGGCCTCCCCACCAACGCCACGGCGGCGGTGATGCTGGCGGCATTCCAGTCGTACGGAATCCAGCCCGGCCCGCTGCTCTTCGAACGCGAGGCCAGCCTGGTCTGGGTCCTGATCGCGAGCCTCTTCATCGGCAACCTGCTCCTGCTGCTCCTGAACCTCCCCCTGGCCCCGGCGTGGGCGAAGCTGCTGCAGATCCCGCGCCCGTACCTCTACGCGGGCATCCTCTTCTTCGCCACGATGGGCGCCTACGCCGTCAACGCCCAGCCCCTGGACCTGTTCATCCTCCTCACCCTGGGCATGCTCGGCTTCGCCATGCGACGCTTCGGACTACCGGTCCTGCCGCTGATCGTCGGCGTGATCCTGGGCCCGCGCGCGGAGCTGCAGGGCCGACGCTCCCTCCAGCTCTCCGGCGGCGAGCTGTCGGGCCTGGTCGGCGGCCCGGTGTCGTACACGGTCTACGGGGCGATCGCGCTGGTCCTGGTGTGGCCGCTGATCGGCCGGTTCGTCGTACGTCCCCTGCGCGCGCGAAGCTCGGCCTGAGAGATCTGGAGAAACGAGATGACCATCCTGGTCGGCTACGTCCCCTCCCCCGAGGGCGAGGCAGCCCTGCGCGCGGGGAT contains the following coding sequences:
- a CDS encoding tripartite tricarboxylate transporter permease yields the protein MQGFADVMAPLNLLLALVGVVIGTAVGVLPGIGPAMTVALLLPVTYGMEPVQAFIMFAGIFYGGMYGGSTTSILLNTPGESSSVVTAIEGNKMAKAGRAAQALATAAIGSFVAGTIGTLLLVLITPFVVDFAVSLGAPDYFALMLLAFIAVTSVLGSSRIRGFISLLLGLTIGLVGIDSVSGRQRLTLGVPQLADGIDVVVVAVGIFAVGEALWVAAHLRRKPAEVIPVGRPWMGKKDWQRSWKPWLRGTAFGFPFGALPAGGAEIPTFLSYATEKRLTKHPEDFGKGAIEGVAGPEAANNASAAGTLVPMLAIGLPTNATAAVMLAAFQSYGIQPGPLLFEREASLVWVLIASLFIGNLLLLLLNLPLAPAWAKLLQIPRPYLYAGILFFATMGAYAVNAQPLDLFILLTLGMLGFAMRRFGLPVLPLIVGVILGPRAELQGRRSLQLSGGELSGLVGGPVSYTVYGAIALVLVWPLIGRFVVRPLRARSSA
- a CDS encoding DUF1876 domain-containing protein, whose amino-acid sequence is MEDKNWTVRIHITEDGDDTRAEAVLTTQGTPQDPSTVTGRGVAHRNPIDRPIPEIGDELAASRALEDLAIRLHDIASDDIVELAGPVDQRGSRAWETP
- a CDS encoding rod shape-determining protein, encoding MTATLEQLRRCHFAVDLGAARTRVYVKGAGLVVDQPSAAAVNTRTGALIAVGEFAERMTGRTPDYIRVVRPVSGGTVVDIEMAQRMLRQLLGDKIRRTLRRKPFLRAAACTPHDADPLAQRAAIETLVGLGARRVELVDTLIAAAVGCGLPVEQPEASMIMVCGAAATEVAVLSLGAIVTAERIRIGGEAVDHAIVQHLRHQHELMLPSQNVRPLQLALSGNGLTPHGPASTEIHGRDVCTGLARSVQVDTAAVRNAIQTPLTGVLDSIGKVLRDCPPDLVADLADRGIMMVGGSALLPGFDQMLRQATNMPVHIAERPDICAVQGLGTMLEGRIEPLELDPAT
- a CDS encoding Bug family tripartite tricarboxylate transporter substrate binding protein, whose translation is MRTRRAALVGALAAVSMVAVSACGATADKEDSGSGGDGKPVTGLRLMVPNTPGSGYDLTARTVSQVMQDTKVASGIQVFTLPGASGTVGLQRLVNEKGNGKMAMQMGLGVVGASYTSKSEATLTDTTPIAKLIEEAGAIVVPKDSPYKTMDDLVTAWKKNPKKLAVGGGSSPGGPDHLLPMQLAKAVGIKPKDVNYVSYDGGGELLPAILGNKIGFGASGFGEFLDQIEAGQVRVLAVTSEKPIDALKDAPTLKDQGIDLVFTNWRGIVAPPGITDEQKKTWIDALTTMHDSDEWKAQLEKNGWVDAFATGDEFGSYLTEQDKAVADLLAELGLA
- a CDS encoding ATP-binding protein, whose protein sequence is MVITARRQRSQTLAGELLVWQLAIVVIVLAAVAGVSLAQSKATFDRVEGRRVTALAEEMAGNPLVRTQLVRPAPAEMLAPLLQSTLTRSGVTSATVADADGEIVASTNPTLVGTRMPSDGPQVAEGRGWSGELPVNGITELVAQAPVLGADGGNAGDHLGTVMIGRASPSVGQRLVGASSYLLVYLGVASVLGVAGSWLLARRIKRQTFGMEPREIAGLAEHREAMLFGIAEGVVALDPQQRLTLVNAVGRGLLDLPENCVGMSLADLGIEGRLYDVLAGTAPEGESADLARRDEVVVRRGRVLVMNRMDVTKDGRRLGSVTTLRDRTELAQLERELGSFRSTTELLRAQAHEFSNQLHTISGLIQIGEHDEVVRYVRALRKHRESLDLNLTSRVRDRAVAALLMAKSALAAERKVRLRISERTALERLEATDSADVATVLGNLVDNAVDAAASGSRSVSPSAGDDDHEAWVEVELRQDASSVEIVVRDSGPGVAPELAQEVFSHGFTTKAAQGGDRGIGLALTRLVCKRRGGEVSVTNTRAGAMFTARMSVGRPADLATEGVR
- a CDS encoding response regulator — its product is MIDVLIVEDDFMVARIHRGFVDDVDGFRVIGTANCGEQALTAVAELQPDLVLLDLYLPDMFGLEIIPRLRAAGHDCDVMVISAARESDAVRGAVRQGVVDYLLKPFDAGDLRARLEQYAARRSNLHAAVVSGQSDVDRALARGAAPVATAATLPKGMSVETAELIERELRAADGSLSAAECAARLGVSRVSARRYLEHFSVTGQAEVSLRYGHAGRPERRYSWLDG
- a CDS encoding tripartite tricarboxylate transporter TctB family protein — its product is MSSEVKGDVKDERTVEKPRPPREGGDRAQYGVCVFLALLGTAVIVDALGIDHITSGTDPVGPRAVPLILGALLLLMAVLYAVDVARGGRGEPEAGEDVDLSSGSDWRTVLLLIAVFLANALLIERLGWVISGSLLFWGTAFALGNRHCIRNLLIAVTLSLTTFYAFAIGLGVNLPAGVLQGIL